One Castanea sativa cultivar Marrone di Chiusa Pesio chromosome 4, ASM4071231v1 DNA window includes the following coding sequences:
- the LOC142631974 gene encoding putative disease resistance protein RGA4 has product MAEAVVTEFAKGILGNLITLVTDQIGLAWGFEDELTRLRDSVGMVQAVLADAEKRQVEEESVRLWLQRLKDVAYDADDVLDELAYELLWRKVEIRNQMKRKVCFFFSFSDPIAFRFKTANKVKTIADSLKRINGEAIEFGLRRAESINANLDTIPNRETNSFIDNSEVVGREDRVLEIVKLVTNTTSEKLSVIPIFGMAGLGKTTLAKLVYNHELVKSHFNKKIWVCVSDDFDEKKILRGILESLTGNSSLLETNNAILEKLKKELEEGRYLLVLDDVWNDESLKWDTLISCLLGITSNIGNNVIVTTRKDNVANITGTLPQCHLEKLSDNECWSIIKKKVSPNERVPLTLDLEAIGRDIAKKCGGVPLAAKVLGGIMCCKKEKSEWLAIRDNEIWNSEHGSNEMLQILKLSFNHLPSPSLKQCFAYCSIFPKDHEIKKEELIQLWMAEGFLQPSQGSSLVMEDIGNMHFDILLANSLFQDAEKDVYDSIISCKMHDLVHDLALSISKFETLILKEDSRDEINHVRRLSIQYDNETVSKIPLSNDCVRRLRTLVSKNAMCGNILSDFKCLRVLKLHGYSITMLSASIGCLVHLRLLHISATSITALPKSITKLYNLQTLRLEDCYVLRELPKDLKNLVNLRHMHVNCYNDYRPLKDMGNLKCLRTLSFFIVGQDAGEQIKELGCLNQLSGELDIRHLENVRDQEEARSANLAIKAKMNQVRFYWSLYLYRTVNHCNDEEVLEGLCPHQNLKSLKIDGFSGKKFPSWMSSHFDYLIQINLEHCKNCEQVPTLGHLPCLKALEITGMDDVRWIGVEFYGMRSNVLFPALRTLTFRGMKKLVEWKDALEVTSARVVFPCLEELTIEDCEQLKGAPCHFPFLQKLNIKDVNNTALESISSNLTTLKSADIYRVSGHTFAPGQLFCTSIQSLWISHCGELSYIWDTSQPLISVEELTIRNCPKLRCFPRIQGLRCLHIDECGFEVLTKLQLCTSLSELYIGFCPDLKSLPDLQEFHSLAQLEICRCQNLKSIPDLGELCFLTHLAIQNCSNITRLPEGSLKCLKSLVIGGYCKELDVFPSLNNFIQHSHTTLQYLHLIGWAKLNSLPGEIQQFTALETLLIEGFVGIETLPEWLGNLSSLKKLEIWRCSNLMYLPTTTTRLIKLEELRIWWCSKLKERCVEGSGAEWLKIAHIPKIYIP; this is encoded by the exons ATGGCTGAGGCTGTCGTTACTGAATTTGCTAAGGGAATACTAGGAAATCTGATAACACTGGTTACTGACCAGATTGGCCTTGCTTGGGGCTTCGAGGATGAGCTGACACGGCTTCGTGACTCAGTAGGGATGGTTCAAGCTGTGCTAGCTGATGCAGAGAAAAGGCAAGTGGAAGAAGAGAGCGTGAGGCTTTGGCTGCAGAGGCTTAAAGATGTTGCTTATGATGCTGATGACGTGCTAGATGAGCTTGCTTACGAGCTTCTTTGGCGAAAGGTAGAGATCCGAAACCAAATGAAGAGAAAGGTatgcttcttcttttcattttcagaTCCCATTGCATTCCGTTTCAAGACGGCCAACAAAGTTAAGACTATTGCTGATTCACTAAAAAGGATTAATGGTGAAGCAATTGAATTTGGACTTCGTAGAGCCGAATCAATAAATGCTAATCTTGATACTATACCAAACCGAGAGACAAACAGCTTTATTGATAATTCAGAAGTTGTAGGAAGGGAAGACCGTGTTTTAGAAATTGTGAAGTTAGTGACAAATACAACTAGTGAAAAACTCTCAGTCATTCCCATATTTGGAATGGCAGGTTTGGGAAAAACAACTTTAGCAAAACTGGTCTACAATCATGAGCTAGTAAAGAGTCATTTCAATAAGAAAATATGGGTATGTGTCTCTGAtgattttgatgaaaaaaaaattttaagaggcATTCTAGAATCACTTACAGGTAACTCAAGTCTATTAGAGACAAACAATGCAATacttgaaaaacttaaaaaagagtTGGAGGAAGGAAGATATCTTCTAGTCCTTGATGATGTATGGAATGACGAGTCACTTAAATGGGATACTTTAATAAGTTGTTTGTTGGGAATTACTTCAAATATTGGAAACAACGTTATTGTAACGACTCGTAAAGACAATGTGGCAAATATCACGGGGACACTTCCCCAATGTCACTTGGAAAAACTTTCAGATAATGAATGTTGGTccataataaagaaaaaagtatcTCCTAATGAAAGAGTTCCACTAACTCTAGATTTGGAGGCTATTGGAAGGGATATTGCCAAAAAATGTGGAGGGGTTCCATTAGCTGCAAAAGTCTTAGGAGGGATAATGTGttgcaaaaaagagaaaagtgaaTGGTTAGCCATTCGAGATAATGAAATTTGGAATTCCGAACATGGTAGCAATGAAATgctacaaatattaaaattgagcTTCAATCATCTTCCATCACCATCTCTTAAACAATGTTTTGCATATTGTTCAATTTTTCCTAAAGATCATGAGATTAAAAAGGAAGAATTAATTCAGCTTTGGATGGCCGAAGGGTTCCTTCAACCATCTCAAGGAAGTAGTTTGGTGATGGAGGATATTGGTAACAtgcattttgatattttgttagCAAACTCCTTATTCCAGGATGCGGAAAAAGATGTGTATGATAGTATTATAAGTTGTAAGATGCATGATTTGGTACATGATCTTGCTCTCTCAATTTCAAAATTCGAAACTTTGATTTTGAAGGAGGATTCACGAGATGAAATCAATCATGTACGACGTTTATCAATCCAATATGATAATGAAACAGTATCAAAAATTCCACTTTCAAATGATTGTGTTCGGAGATTGCGCACACTTGTTTCAAAAAATGCTATGTGTGGAAATATATTATCAGATTTTAAATGTTTGCGTGTTCTAAAATTACATGGGTATAGCATAACAATGTTATCAGCTTCAATTGGTTGCTTGGTACACTTGAGGCTTCTCCACATCTCAGCGACTTCAATCACAGCATTACCAAAATCCATCACCAAGCTCTACAATTTGCAAACTTTAAGACTTGAAGATTGCTATGTTCTCAGAGAGCTtccaaaagatttaaaaaatttggttaACTTGAGGCATATGCATGTCAATTGTTATAATGATTACCGACCACTAAAAGATATGGGGAATTTGAAATGTCTACGAACATTGTCATTTTTCATTGTGGGTCAAGATGCAGGTGAGCAGATCAAGGAATTGGGATGCTTGAATCAACTTAGTGGAGAATTAGACATTAGGCATCTAGAGAATGTGAGAGATCAAGAAGAAGCTAGAAGTGCAAATTTAGCAATAAAGGCGAAAATGAACCAGGTAAGATTTTACTGGAGTCTTTATCTATATAGAACGGTCAACCATTGTAATGACGAAGAAGTGTTGGAAGGCCTCTGTCCtcatcaaaatttgaaatcctTAAAAATTGATGGTTTTAGTGGAAAGAAATTCCCCTCATGGATGTCGTCGCATTTTGACTATTTGATCCAGATAAATTTAGAACACTGCAAAAATTGTGAACAAGTTCCCACCCTCGGCCATCTACCTTGCCTTAAGGCTCTTGAAATAACGGGAATGGATGACGTGAGATGGATTGGAGTTGAGTTTTACGGCATGCGCAGTAATGTATTGTTTCCGGCATTAAGAACGCTCACTTTTCGGGGTATGAAGAAACTAGTGGAGTGGAAGGATGCACTGGAGGTGACATCAGCACGTGTAGTGTTTCCTTGCCTTGAGGAGTTGACCATTGAAGATTGTGAACAACTGAAGGGTGCCCCATGTCATTTTCCATTTCTAcagaaattaaatattaaagaCGTCAACAACACCGCTTTGGAAAGCATTAGCAGCAATCTTACCACGCTCAAGTCCGCCGATATTTATAGAGTGTCAGGACATACTTTTGCGCCAGGGCAACTTTTCTGTACCTCTATCCAATCACTCTGGATATCTCATTGTGGGGAACTGAGTTATATATGGGACACCTCGCAACCCCTCATTTCCGTCGAGGAGCTGACAATACGTAATTGTCCTAAGCTGAGGTGTTTTCCACGTATACAAGGTCTACGTTGCTTGCATATAGACGAGTGTGGTTTTGAAGTTCTAACTAAGCTACAATTATGTACGTCTCTCTCAGAATTGTATATAGGTTTTTGTCCTGATCTGAAATCACTTCCAGATCTACAAGAATTCCATTCTCTTGCCCAATTAGAGATCTGCCGGTGTCAAAATCTCAAATCAATTCCAGATCTAGGAGAGTTGTGCTTTCTTACCCATTTAGCAATTCAAAATTGCAGCAACATCACGCGTCTGCCTGAGGGGTCATTAAAATGCTTGAAGAGTTTGGTGATTGGTGGGTATTGTAAGGAGCTGGATGTTTTTCCCAGTCTCAATAATTTCATCCAACACTCTCATACGACGCTCCAATATCTACACTTGATAGGGTGGGCTAAACTCAACTCTCTCCCGGGAGAAATTCAACAGTTCACTGCCCTTGAAACTCTGCTTATCGAAGGTTTTGTTGGAATAGAAACTTTACCTGAGTGGTTGGGCAACCTTTCTTCCCTTAAAAAACTCGAAATTTGGAGGTGCAGTAACCTGATGTATCTGCCCACAACCACAACACGCCTCATCAAATTAGAAGAACTACGTATTTGGTGGTGCTCCAAGTTAAAGGAAAGATGTGTAGAGGGGAGCGGGGCTGAGTGGTTGAAGATTGCCCACATTCCAAAGATATACAT ACCATGA